The following coding sequences lie in one Candidatus Neomarinimicrobiota bacterium genomic window:
- a CDS encoding translation initiation factor produces MAINSQIVFSTDPDSAEEKPEQKTASKQDFRIMRRKLGGGKMVTIVSGFKGTESNLKSLGKELKISCGSGGSVKNGEILIQGDHRDKIVSILIKKGHIAKPSGG; encoded by the coding sequence ATGGCAATAAATTCACAAATCGTTTTCTCGACCGATCCTGACTCTGCTGAGGAAAAGCCGGAGCAGAAAACAGCATCCAAACAGGACTTCCGAATCATGAGAAGAAAACTTGGTGGTGGCAAAATGGTAACAATTGTTTCAGGTTTTAAAGGGACGGAATCTAATTTAAAATCGCTGGGAAAAGAGCTGAAAATATCATGTGGCTCTGGCGGATCTGTCAAAAATGGGGAAATTCTCATTCAGGGAGACCACAGAGATAAAATTGTCAGCATTCTGATCAAAAAAGGACATATCGCAAAACCATCCGGCGGTTAA